The window GGTGTCCTTTTCAGTTTGTAGACGGACAAAGAGAAGTTAGAGTTGCATGGAGACAGGCGGTGCTGGTGATTGGAGCTCCTGGTCCAGCAGGCGGAAGAGCATGGCACTTTTGTTACACTGCGAGGTTTGTCCCAGAGAGTGGTAGAGCTGAGCCTGCAGGTAGTGGACGTCTCGCAGCCGCTCTTTACAGCTCAACTTGGAGAAATAGGCTGCAGCCTCGTTAAGCGTGTCAACAGCCAAAACCGCCACACGCAAATCTGCAGGGAGACAATGAACTGCAGTGTGTAAACAGATACCGATCAGCCATGAGATACCATGAGATAGGGATCAGTATTCAagagggtggggggaggggtggtggggagggtgggggggggggggggggggggggtgattgAGGCTGTTACCTGCTTGCCCTTGTCCATTTGGCTTGAACCCAGCTACTGCCATCTGACAGCGGGCGGTCAGCAGCAGGGCACGGCCTTTGTCCATGACTGCTCCGTGCGCCAGAACAGGCTCGATGGCTTCATGCAGGACACCCAGAGCCTGCTCAGGAACTCCCAACATCAGCTGCAGAAAGGAGAGAACACAAGCATAATAAATGAAGCAAACTGTTCTCGAGGGTTGGTTGCATGCATGCTTTCATTTTGCATATACAGCATTCATACTGGAGATAAAGGCTGAGGTAATTTCTATTTATGGGAGTTGTGGTGGCATTAGAATGAAGTCAGTTTTCCTGTCTTGGCTGACCTGAGTAAAGGCCAGGTGAATGATGGTCTCTGAGGCCAGGGACTGTAGGTGGTGCTGTCTAGCCAGAGCCAGGGCCTGAAGAAGGAGGGGAAGAGCTGTGGAGAAACCAGATGACTCCCAGTGGAGCTCAGCTGTGGAAAGCATAACTCTGTGAAAGACATAAACAGGCAGTGATGAAGATAAGAATAAAAATGTGGCTCAGTCTTGATCCCTTAAAAAAAGAGCTTGTCTTTAGTTAGTGCTTCTGGTGATTCTTAAAATGATGCATAGTTTGAACTTCatgcattaaatatttattttagccTGAAAAAGGATGAGCAAATTCAAGtcaataattcaataaaaaaagagagtacATCGAGTTTAGGTGAGTTCACTCTCCTCTACGCTGCAGGAAAAAGGTAATCATGGCATCAGTAAATGTgttataaagaaataaaagcagcatCTGTGTACCTGATGACCATCTCTGTACATTTGGTCTTCTCACAGTGCACCTGCAGTCGCTGTAAGATGCTGTATGCTTCAGTGGATCGATTGAGAGCCTTCAGAACTTGAGCTTTCCTGTCAGCAAATACACTGTTACAGCTCCAACACAAATTACATAAGTATGAACAGAAATGAATGAGATTAGAAATGAAGATTTGTGCCTCGGTGTTACCTGTAGAGACCCTCGGTTTTGTTTAAGGCAGAGATAGCTGTGACTAGTGGCTCCGCCAAATGGTATTTCCCTTCATTCATGTGCCTTTCAAACTGGATTTTCAGATCACAAAGCATCCAGAGCTGCGTTGGAGattaagaaacaaacacacacacacacacacacacacacacaaaagacaccACTTAATTGCCAATAATATTATTGTGTGTATTTCCATTGCATGAATTAGGCTACATTATAACATGCATCAAGAAATAAAGCAATAATGTCTGAGAGAACACACCTTGGCATGCTGTGTGTGAGGAGGAAACTGTTCTTTCAGATGCTGGAGAATCTCTGAAACTGCACTGTACAGGCCCTGAAACACAAGCAAAAGTACATGAGGAAAAGAACTCCACCCAGGAGTTTAAAAGAGGACCTGGTCAATATTCATTACCTTCCCGCAAAGCTGGGCCCACTGACTAATGGATATGCAACAGCAGGGCACAAACCAGGCAGACGAGatgaaatcaaatgtgttaCCTGCTCAGCGTGCAGCTCGGCCAGGTGGCAGAGAGCCACGGAGAAGGCCTCTGTGTTGTTCTGCTGGACCCCAAAGTTGACCGGCTCCAGGCTGCTCATGTTGAGAAGCAGCTGGGCCTGCTGCAGAGCCATGGTGCTGCATGAGACACAGGGTGCCACATAAATAACTTATGAGAAGTCGTTCTGAGTCATGCATTTTTAcacctttatttatattttttatactcATGAAAAGTTCAGCTATCCAAAATGTTAATCCATGCATACAAACATGAGACATTTCACAGAGCTGATTTAATGTGAGTGATAGGCAGGTTGTGTGCTGGCATGCAGTTCACCACCGTTAACAGTGAACACAACTGACAACTGCATGTCAGGGGTGGCAAGGTGAAGAGCCTGACCTCTTGCCGTACATCCTCCATATGGACGTAGTCTGAGCCAGGCTGATCTCGATCAGCTCCGACAGACTGTGCTTCCAGTGCAGGATGTCTGTGTCCTTCAGCGCATCCATCAGTTTGTGCGCCGTCTTACCCTGTGTCGTCCCCTGCTGGACCAAAGACTGAATGCCCAGAGACGCCAGGTACTACAGCAGAGGGGGATTACCAAATCAGTGTGGTGCAGAGGTCACTTTTAgccaaaaaacatgaatgatacactttttttttgtttctccaaTAATGTGTGCTGCAagtcatgtttattttaaaatctgcaTTCCTGTATGTCATTTTATGGAGGAATACTGACTTCAGGAAAAGCAATTCAGCTCAGGACACAACTATTTaatataaatcagtgtttcattAGAGGTGCTAAAGTGCTGTAGACAAATAACATTTATCTTAAACCCACTGTGCAACAGCTctacaaataattaaataaagaagACCTCCTAGTTGAAGTATTTGGGATTGTTTTGGCTCAATGTGCAAAAATTCTAAAAGCAAAGAACCAGATTGACTTGTTAATTTCCcacttttaaacacaaaatgttgttgttagaaatgaaatgtgttggtTAGAATTTCTCCTTATTTTAACATTGTTACCCACATGAGCAGCACTGCAACATACAAAGCCAATTTCTTCACCACCACTAAATGTACGGCAGTAgtgtaaagaaaaacaaggaatgTATTTCCTTTTATTACTGTCAAAATGTTGTAACGTATTAAGAGATGCTCACGGTATTTTAGATAAACGTGTGATACATTCAAATATCTCAGGTATGGTgtctgaaataaaaactaatcTTGTGGTAGATATGGAACAGAAAAGGTAAACTGGTGCAATGAAGCACAATCATcgttttttcttgtttgaagAGCTACTGTTGGATAAAATTAGACTCTAGACTTTcctatctatatctatatttaCAGCAATACAGCacatttgataaataaaatcaaaggtTTTAAAAGTCATTCTTACACTTTgtcatttcaaacacacatttctacaTGAATTGCACATTTTTGCTCTCACTGCTTTCAGCGTGATTCTGAGGAAATAACCAGTGCAGAATTGGTTTTGATGAGAATTAGTTACTGTTTGACAGCGTCATTTGATAATCCACTTGTAAATTAATGTACCTGCCAAAGCCATTTTAATATAGACGTTCTTATCTCAGAGCTCATGTTGTACTCACTGGCAGGCAGAAATGGGCAGCCATTTTCACTGAATCCTCAGTTAACACAGTGCTGTCAGCTCCCTTCATCTGTTCCAGTGTGTAGAGCCAACTCTGACGTAAggcacaaagagagagaaactaaGACGGACTCATGATACACTCACACATTATTAACAATCAGtacagagctgcaacgattagacGATTaatcgatcgacagaaaattaatcgccaactattttgataatggattaatcgccttgagtcatttttttaaagaaaaaaaaatactaaaattctcCCATTTCAGATTCTTAAATGTGACCATATTATAGTTTCTTTAGCCTGTTATGAAAGTTAACTGAtcatctttgggttgtggactgttggtcacgACCAAAGAAGAcgtttgaggacgtcaccttgggctttgggaaacagtgatcaacatttttcacattttatatctgtggacattttatagaccaaactactaattaattaatcgaAAATGTCATTGTACAAACACTGAAGTGAGGTAAAACActaaaagtcaaaatgtttttctttttttaccagACAATGCTGCAAGCACACATGATCGTTGGACTCTTGGGCGATGCGGATGGCCTCCTGTAGAGCCAGGTCAGCCTGCTGGCTACACGTACAGAAAATGGAAAACTGCTGTGTAAGTCATGTTTTATACAAACGGTCTTTATGCAGGAACCTGTCCATCTATTTGAAATCCGCCAGCTCTTGTACTCACTAGTGGCCGAAGCGACAATGCAAGCTTGCCAGGTTGAGAGCAGCATAGCGGAGACTTCGGCCGTAGCCTTCGTCCCCGTTGCTCTTCCCCTCATTTCCGGACAAGATGAGACGGTCGAAATAATGTAAGAGACTGTGGGCGGAGAGGAAGATGTCCTGGACTCTCATGCTGTTCAGGTAGTTTAGGTAatgctgaagagagagagaaaacaccaTGAAGGAGATATTCTCCCTTCAATCGTTGATAAACTCATAAAAATGCTGGTGAAAGTTTAGGAGATGGGCCTCACCGCCTCAGCAAAATCTGGATTAAACTTCAGCATGTTGTTGAGCTCTTTCTGCAGTAAAGCAGGCTTTAGAGCTTTGTTCTCATCATTCTTCAGAAGGTAGGCCTGGCGAAAGACAGATTTGACACAGAATGTAGATGACTATTTGTTACCTATCATTTCAAAACTGCTGGTTTGAACAGTAGCTCTAGTCCTGTGATAATGACCTCGCAATTAGCCTCAGATATAGCACTTACCTGTCTTGCAAGAAAGTACTCTGCTTGTTTTTGTGACAGAGGACCTCTGCTTGGTGTGTTGTCATTCCTAAAACAGTACCAAAATAACACAAGAGATTGTGCTGTAAGCAATCATCGTGATCACAATAACATCAACTTGAGCAGCTTTACAATTACAATACTGCATTTGGCTAAATTCCATGTCTAGAGTAGCTTATTtagactccccccccccccacacacacacacacacacattgagaaaTTTGCACAACATAGTGGTTGCAGCAAATTTCAACAAACAATTAAGGCAAGAATTAAATACTCTTGTCCATTGAgagtaaaacacttaaaattcACAAACCGAAGCTCTGACTCATGCAGTTGGGTGtccacttcctctctctctatccgGTCCCCTACTGTATCCTCAGTGCTGGTGAGGTCCATGTCAGAGTCGTCTGCGACCAGGGCCGGCAAACCCACTGGCCCGTCAGTAGGCTTGGCATAGTGACTGTGGTAGTAGTGCTGCAGGGACTTGTACAGCTTGTACACCTGACTGAAGGACAGCTTGTTGTAGGCCAGAAGCATGTGTCTCATAAAAAGACCTGAAACACAAAAGGCGAGACACAGAAAAGAGCAAGTCTGCTTAATGAGAATCATAGTGACATTTCAGGACTTCCGATGAGACATTTAGAGCTGTCAAGTGATGTGAACTACTCACCCACAACGCTGGTTTTATAAGCCTCAGAATCAAAAGCAGTGAATGGAGTGGGAAGAGTTGAGAAGAAGTACTCCATGTCTTTCAGCTCTCCGTCTGCCATTTCATGCAgcctttaaaaggaaaaaaaaatagcctcAAGAACTAGATACGTAAATATTTGAACTATTATGATTTAATATTGTCTACATATTGTCTGGGACCTTGGTCACTATGTCAGTAGATGTAATATTTTCCTCACCAAAGGCTAAAGTACTATTAAAaaatgggttcacaatttttcaagtttgtcttcaAGGTATGCcatgcaggatttgtcggtcGGGGTTTGAAAACACCCGTGTTACCGCTGGcaacacaacacagcaaaagaaaagaaaacttccTGCAATCAATCATTTGTAAGTTGGTCTTAAAACTCAGTCCGAggcattttaaaactttttctcGTCTTTACTTTCTGATGAAATcagacatgtttaatattatctGTAGTTTTTGGCTCTCTCCAGCACTGAACAGGAAGCAGCAAACCGGGTAGTTACTAAGGTAACTCCCACTAAAATAACACTTGCTGGGGTATGATAAGGTTGTCTGACATTGACTGGTGACAGTTATTGGTTTGATTAATGGTTTACAGTCCactaatgtgtgtttgtattgattactgATGGTGGCTGATCAGGTTAATTATCAGCTTATTGTACTCAGTATCTAACGGCAGTATGCAGTAAATGGTTGGcctttgcgtgtgtgtttttaaactgcTTTCCTAATTAAATGTGATGTGTTTGATGATATTATTAATGACTCCTTATAAAACTTGAAAGCTCAGCATTCTCGTTGCCCTTTAGCTTCCCTTTTTATAAGTGACATTAATGTTTATTCACCCAGAAAAAAGCTAATATTTCACTGTATGATATgacctcctctttctgtcagtggctgtgtgtctgcagtgtatTTACTCGTTTTTCAAACATGATTTCAGACCAATTGGAGGAGTTAAACCTATGACTTTCTGCCTTTGTATAATTATCCAGGTTGCTGCTGTTTCTACTCTATTTCATGCAGTTTGTGgggtttaaaaacagaaatgctcCAACATCCGGCAACTGAAAGTGCTGTGTCCAGATAGTTGAAGGTTGTAGGTGGTTTCTGTGGGCAGCTGTATAAACTGTGTGgctgttttaaatgttgtaaaaataCCTTGTTTTCCTATGCATCCTGGAAAACCTGGAAAATTTTTTTTCAAGCACAGGATGAcatcttttgaaatgtgattgtcTTAGCTgatatgatttttatttgtaaaagaaatgaaaattaGTTGATTACAGCGTgtagtttctgttgtttctctgcaCAGTAGTTGTTATTCAGTTATAactgaatgaattaatttacattttcttttggctggtttttcagaacaaaccactgcacacacagaggcagctgtggCCAAAAGCAGCTTCGGTTTCTGCTTCATtgttcaacagtttttcttcaGGATGGGAAATAATCTCTAAATGAATCTAGTTGTAGTCTTGCAAACAGTGACCCTGCAAGATTCCCAGTCTTTGCAAAATCTTATAGTCTGTGACTAAACTCAGTGATTTATGATACATAGTCTTTAGATGTGAGAGGGTGTCAGACTTAAGTCTTTAAAAAGTCTTCTAGTGTATAGTAGGCATAATCCAATGCCTTGGTGACTCGTCCCCACAGCAAACCTCTTGTTCCACAGGAAAAACTGAACGCAGTATGCAagggtgagagagagtgagagagaacgagaacaagagagagcgagagagacagagagagagagtgtagcCATGGTCAAGCGAGCTAAAGAGTGGATGAAGACAGCGGAGCGGTGCTGgcgagaacaaagccgtgaatcagataaataaaatgttattttctgattgtttcatggcggttatgttctgaagcacaaataaacacacctacacctccacacaaccctgcgggaaggtgccgcattgcaggatttggtgtgaatgcagagcttcatcttGTCTGCTGTgacctctctgctctgtgtgtgtttgtagctcagccccgccctcagtcaagcagacacacagacctccagctctttatacatccatgacacagagacagagagcagagtggagcagaggagagagatggagaaagtgatgtaacctggtcgctacgctACAAGTCCTGACCTCACATTTGTGTCCtattattggctgggggctacacacccactgcccaaaggttgacacTCAGAAGCGTGTTCATACAGGaagagtctctgtagataaatacaccGCCACATACTTCTAGCGGGTCATAAGTGATAATTGAGAGatattacttttgtatgagtctatatattgttgtttttaggaaaatcctgcatagtatacctttaagacaatagtcaggtgcccatataaacactgaaatagttgttttcttgccataatcatttctcctgttcatactaggcattagaagatccccttaTAATGTACTAAATCCACAAGCCTCTTTccgtgcaaaaatgtttttaaaagcttatctgaagcttcagtcgtccaaattagttagatagatagatatctttcaacgttacagtctttttagtaccaaagtccctctttttgttacttccaccgcagctcaacagggaaacactgtctgaggaaacacaaagagggaatttgatgctaaaaaactgtaaatgtgggagatatccacttgatatgactaactcagactgctgaagcctcatataagcttctgatacacttttaaatgcatttttgcacaaaatgactgtgtggacactgtggattttggcctccatcacttacattcatttgaaggggatcttttaatagccagtatgaacaggagggatgattacagctCTTTAAGTATGTAATATGGAAATATATTATCTATATCTACAAGATTGCATGCTAGTAAGCAATTAAAgtgtgttaaaataaaacagtgtacCTGAGTTTAACAGCATATGCAGTCTGAGGACAACACTCCTCCACAGTCTTCAGGAACTGGCTGAGAGTCAGGTCTGGACCCTGATAACAAGAGACACTCACATGAGTCACCAGCTTCAACACACAGGAGTGCAGACTCATTTCGTCTACAAAAACCAACCTGCTGCAGGGGCAGGATGAGTTTGTTGAGTCGTCTTCTTTCTGGCAGCGTGACTTTGGACGCGGTCATCTCGTACAGCAGCGCCAGCACGGAGATCTTATACGGACTCACCCAGTCCTTGATGCCGAACACGTTAGCATGGACCACTCCGTTCGTCATCATAGGGTTGAAATACAAACTCTCATGCACACTCGCCATTCTTCAGAGGTTTTACTTAGGCTACGGTGAAGCAAAAACAAACGAATAAGGTTCGTGCTACACAACATTTAGAAGAGAGAAAGTTCAAAACAGCCGGCAGCAGCGGCTAACACTAGCTTCCTTTAACGTTAGGTACGTTAAGTCCCCTGTAGGAGCCAATAAAACATCAACGACTGGTCTTAGCTAATGTGCAGATCCGGTGTCATACTGCCAGCTTCGGTCTGTTCAGTTTATTTGGTTAATggtaaacatgtttataaaaGTTGCCTCTTCGCTTTCAAACCGCCCTCCTTCTGTCCACTTAATAATACGTCACAAAGTCGGGATTTCCACCCGCATTTcgcgaagacccgccctactctgcctctgattggctagtactcgtttCCTTCGTTGGTCAgattggttagatttaggcataGTTCggaatatcagggtcagagccaatcacagGTAGAGTAGGGCGGGTGTTCGCAGAATACAGGTGGGAAAGACGCCCCCCAACAGATAAACGTTTTGAAGCGAGGATGAACCATGCGGTCGATACTGCATATGTATTTTAGCCTGTTAAATGCAGTGACGTAAATGATTAGTAAAGTAATTGTGTCTGTCTTAACATGACGGAATTGACAGTTGTCATTTATGTTCAATACTAGGTTTTTATTGCCCtcttgtgtttacagtgtgtaaCTACATCTATTCCTAGTATGAAATAAGGCaactccagacatgtttaagatgtatataaaatactctactttgaataataatttgtgtctgatatggtttttccacaaaaaaaagttcaagtatcttgttaaaatccttaaaattgcATCTACCTCTTCACTCATTAATTGATGAATTATTGTTAATTTCAGCTGGATTGgagatgtttcctacttcactaTTAAGTCTACTTGTGTAAGTTGGATATTGGACCACACTGGCTTTGTGATCCTGCTTgtagagaaactttcctcttttAGCAGAtgactgtgaaaacagctttaaagtgtcaaactctgcacatacatcattctgtacagtgaaactcaaacattcaactgtaggaacaagaagaaaaacatatttttgagtgttCGGTGTATGATGTGAAGACATGTTAATGAGTGTTTTgaagttttgtcatttttaagacACATGGCAGAATGTCTACTGTCAGGAGAACAATTACTCTATAATATGAGTGTACAC is drawn from Thunnus albacares chromosome 2, fThuAlb1.1, whole genome shotgun sequence and contains these coding sequences:
- the anapc5 gene encoding anaphase-promoting complex subunit 5 produces the protein MASVHESLYFNPMMTNGVVHANVFGIKDWVSPYKISVLALLYEMTASKVTLPERRRLNKLILPLQQGPDLTLSQFLKTVEECCPQTAYAVKLRLHEMADGELKDMEYFFSTLPTPFTAFDSEAYKTSVVGLFMRHMLLAYNKLSFSQVYKLYKSLQHYYHSHYAKPTDGPVGLPALVADDSDMDLTSTEDTVGDRIEREEVDTQLHESELRNDNTPSRGPLSQKQAEYFLARQAYLLKNDENKALKPALLQKELNNMLKFNPDFAEAHYLNYLNSMRVQDIFLSAHSLLHYFDRLILSGNEGKSNGDEGYGRSLRYAALNLASLHCRFGHYQQADLALQEAIRIAQESNDHVCLQHCLSWLYTLEQMKGADSTVLTEDSVKMAAHFCLPYLASLGIQSLVQQGTTQGKTAHKLMDALKDTDILHWKHSLSELIEISLAQTTSIWRMYGKSTMALQQAQLLLNMSSLEPVNFGVQQNNTEAFSVALCHLAELHAEQGLYSAVSEILQHLKEQFPPHTQHAKLWMLCDLKIQFERHMNEGKYHLAEPLVTAISALNKTEGLYRKAQVLKALNRSTEAYSILQRLQVHCEKTKCTEMVIRVMLSTAELHWESSGFSTALPLLLQALALARQHHLQSLASETIIHLAFTQLMLGVPEQALGVLHEAIEPVLAHGAVMDKGRALLLTARCQMAVAGFKPNGQGQADLRVAVLAVDTLNEAAAYFSKLSCKERLRDVHYLQAQLYHSLGQTSQCNKSAMLFRLLDQELQSPAPPVSMQL